A window of the Flavobacterium sangjuense genome harbors these coding sequences:
- a CDS encoding amidophosphoribosyltransferase produces MSDALKHECGIALLRLKKPLEFYKEKYGTAFYGIQKMYLLMEKQHNRGQDGAGFASIKLDVDPGERYISRVRSNKAQAIQDVFAQINERINEELTSHPEYQDNVALQKENIPYIGELFLGHVRYGTFGKNSIESVHPFLRQNNWMHRNLILAGNFNMTNVTELFNSLVELGQHPKEMTDTVTVMEKIGHFLDDAVTDLYQECKNNGLSKREASPVIAEKLDITKILKRASKGWDGGYAMAGLLGHGDAFVFRDPAGIRPAYFYQDDEIAVVASERPVIQTVFNVPFEKVQELQPGHALIIKKNGFISEEEIIEPTIKKACSFERIYFSRGSDAEIYQERKELGKLILPAVLDAIENDTDNTVFSYIPNTAETSFYGMVEAANDFLNQRKNQFILDNRKTLTKEKLEQILSVKIRTEKIAIKDAKLRTFITEDSSRDDLVAHVYDVTYGVIQPTDNLVIIDDSIVRGTTLKMSIIKMMDRLHPKRIVVVSSAPQIRFPDCYGIDMARLEGLVAFQATLALLKERNLYHIVDEVYAKCKAQANYKDNDVINYVTEIYKPFTDKEISDKIAQLLTSEDINAEVKIIFQTVENLHLACPKNLGDWYFTGEYPTPGGNRVANKAFMNFYEGKNARAY; encoded by the coding sequence ATGAGCGACGCATTAAAACACGAATGTGGAATTGCACTTTTACGATTAAAAAAGCCGTTAGAATTCTACAAAGAAAAATACGGCACCGCTTTCTATGGCATACAAAAAATGTATTTGCTAATGGAAAAGCAGCACAACCGGGGTCAGGACGGAGCAGGATTTGCCTCAATAAAATTAGATGTTGATCCCGGCGAAAGATACATAAGCCGGGTTCGCTCTAACAAAGCGCAGGCGATTCAGGATGTTTTTGCTCAAATCAATGAAAGAATAAATGAAGAATTGACATCGCACCCGGAATATCAGGATAATGTGGCGTTGCAGAAAGAAAATATCCCGTACATCGGTGAATTGTTTTTGGGACACGTTCGTTACGGAACCTTTGGTAAAAACAGCATAGAAAGTGTTCATCCATTTTTGCGTCAAAATAACTGGATGCATCGTAACCTGATTTTGGCAGGAAACTTTAATATGACTAATGTTACCGAGCTTTTTAATAGTTTGGTAGAATTGGGACAACATCCAAAAGAAATGACAGATACCGTTACCGTAATGGAAAAAATAGGTCATTTTCTGGATGATGCCGTTACCGATTTGTATCAGGAATGTAAAAACAACGGTTTATCTAAAAGAGAAGCATCTCCGGTTATTGCTGAGAAATTAGACATTACTAAAATTTTAAAACGCGCTTCTAAAGGTTGGGATGGCGGTTATGCGATGGCCGGACTTTTAGGTCATGGCGATGCATTTGTTTTCCGTGATCCTGCGGGAATTCGCCCGGCATATTTTTATCAGGATGATGAGATTGCCGTTGTGGCTTCTGAAAGACCGGTAATTCAAACGGTTTTTAATGTTCCTTTTGAAAAAGTACAGGAGTTGCAACCGGGACATGCTCTAATCATCAAGAAAAACGGATTCATAAGCGAAGAAGAAATTATTGAACCAACAATAAAGAAAGCCTGTTCTTTTGAGCGTATTTATTTTTCCCGCGGAAGTGATGCCGAAATTTATCAGGAACGAAAAGAATTGGGTAAATTAATTCTTCCTGCAGTTTTGGATGCAATTGAAAATGATACCGACAACACCGTTTTCTCTTATATTCCAAATACCGCAGAAACTTCGTTTTACGGAATGGTGGAAGCGGCGAATGATTTTCTGAATCAAAGAAAGAATCAGTTCATTTTGGATAACAGAAAAACATTAACCAAAGAAAAATTGGAACAAATCCTTTCGGTAAAAATCAGAACCGAAAAAATTGCGATAAAAGATGCCAAGCTAAGAACATTCATTACAGAAGACAGCAGTAGGGATGATTTGGTCGCACACGTTTATGATGTTACCTATGGTGTTATTCAGCCAACCGATAATTTGGTCATTATTGATGATAGTATCGTTCGGGGAACAACCTTGAAAATGTCAATTATCAAAATGATGGACAGACTACATCCAAAAAGAATTGTTGTAGTTTCATCGGCACCACAAATTCGTTTTCCGGATTGTTATGGTATCGATATGGCAAGATTGGAAGGATTAGTTGCTTTTCAGGCGACATTAGCCTTATTGAAAGAACGCAATTTATATCATATAGTGGATGAAGTTTATGCCAAATGCAAAGCACAGGCTAATTATAAAGATAACGATGTTATTAATTATGTAACTGAAATCTACAAGCCTTTTACAGATAAGGAAATCTCAGATAAAATAGCGCAATTATTGACTTCTGAAGATATAAATGCAGAAGTAAAAATCATTTTCCAAACGGTAGAAAATTTACATCTTGCCTGCCCAAAAAACCTAGGTGATTGGTACTTCACAGGCGAGTATCCAACTCCTGGAGGTAACCGTGTTGCTAATAAGGCATTTATGAATTTTTACGAGGGAAAAAATGCTCGTGCTTACTAA
- the rnhA gene encoding ribonuclease HI, translating into MSHQVHIYTDGAAKGNPGNGGYGVVMELVGTTYKKEFYEGFRYTTNNRMELLAVIVGLEKITKPNMKVLVISDSKYVVDAVEKKWVFGWEKKGFKDKKNPDLWMRFLKIYRQHQVDFKWIKGHNNHPQNERCDELAVMASGLPNLSVDTFYEKEEQKLL; encoded by the coding sequence TTGTCACACCAAGTCCACATATACACAGACGGCGCAGCCAAAGGGAATCCCGGAAACGGAGGTTATGGCGTTGTGATGGAATTGGTCGGGACAACTTATAAAAAAGAATTTTACGAAGGTTTTCGGTATACGACAAATAACCGAATGGAATTACTTGCCGTAATCGTTGGCTTGGAAAAAATAACAAAACCCAACATGAAAGTCTTGGTTATTTCCGATTCGAAATATGTGGTTGATGCTGTAGAGAAAAAATGGGTTTTTGGCTGGGAGAAAAAAGGGTTCAAAGACAAAAAGAATCCTGACTTATGGATGCGTTTTCTAAAAATTTACCGTCAGCATCAAGTCGATTTTAAATGGATTAAAGGACATAACAATCATCCGCAAAACGAGCGTTGTGATGAATTGGCCGTAATGGCTTCAGGTTTACCCAATTTATCTGTCGATACTTTTTATGAAAAGGAAGAGCAAAAGTTGTTGTAA
- a CDS encoding Bax inhibitor-1/YccA family protein — protein sequence MIMNSNNPFFKTKSFKENDDVVTHDAVIIDRNETMTVSGTINKSFLMLILLIASAAITWSMANPIVFAIGGAIVGFILVLIAVFKPQYSGFLAPGYAIFEGLFIGGISAIFEVMHPGIVIQAVSCTFVTFMVCFGLYKYEIVKVTEKFKSVVFAATLAIATYYLFSWLLSMFTSFQPVHYGNSMMSIGISAFVIVIAALNLFLDFDQIEKGVQQKMPKYMEWYGAMGLMITLVWLYIEFLRLLSKLNRK from the coding sequence ATTATTATGAATTCAAACAATCCGTTTTTTAAAACAAAATCGTTTAAAGAAAATGACGATGTTGTTACACATGATGCTGTTATTATTGACCGTAATGAAACGATGACAGTTTCAGGAACTATCAATAAAAGTTTCCTAATGTTGATTTTATTAATTGCAAGTGCTGCAATAACATGGTCAATGGCAAATCCAATTGTTTTTGCAATTGGCGGCGCTATTGTTGGTTTTATTTTAGTGCTTATTGCTGTATTCAAACCACAATATTCAGGATTTTTAGCGCCTGGTTATGCAATTTTTGAAGGCCTTTTTATTGGTGGAATTTCAGCCATTTTTGAAGTAATGCATCCGGGAATTGTGATACAGGCTGTTAGTTGCACTTTCGTAACGTTTATGGTTTGTTTTGGACTTTATAAATATGAAATTGTAAAAGTTACCGAGAAATTTAAATCGGTAGTTTTTGCCGCTACATTGGCAATTGCAACTTATTATTTGTTCTCATGGTTGTTATCTATGTTTACAAGTTTCCAACCGGTTCATTATGGAAATTCAATGATGAGTATCGGAATTAGTGCTTTTGTGATTGTTATTGCGGCATTAAATTTATTCCTGGACTTTGACCAAATTGAAAAAGGTGTACAACAAAAAATGCCGAAATACATGGAATGGTATGGCGCTATGGGATTAATGATTACTCTTGTTTGGTTATATATAGAATTCTTACGATTGCTTTCTAAACTTAACAGAAAATAA
- the dinB gene encoding DNA polymerase IV, with protein sequence MAEPISYRKIIHIDMDAFYASVEQMDNPELKGKPLAVGGSETRGVVSAASYEARKFGVRSAMSGVQAKRNCPDLIFVRPRFDRYKEISKQIRKIFHDYTDLVEPLSLDEAYLDVTQNKKGNPSASLIAQEIRKRIFEEVGITASAGISVNKFVAKVASDYNKPNGQKTVNPEEVEPFLENLDIKKFYGVGKVTADRMYHLGIFTGKDLKSKSAEFLEEHFNKSGLYYYNIVRGIHNSQVKPNRITKSVAAEHTFNENLTSEIFMIEKLERIASELENRLKKYNISGKTITLKIKYSDFTTQTRSKTLPYFISDKGLILETAKELLYQERMKESVRLLGISLNNLNTEIKKTVVVQLRFEF encoded by the coding sequence ATGGCTGAACCAATTTCATACAGAAAAATTATTCATATCGACATGGACGCTTTTTATGCTTCTGTTGAGCAAATGGATAATCCCGAGTTGAAAGGAAAGCCTTTGGCTGTTGGTGGAAGCGAAACGAGAGGCGTTGTTTCGGCAGCAAGTTATGAAGCCCGGAAATTTGGTGTGAGAAGTGCGATGAGCGGTGTTCAGGCCAAAAGAAATTGTCCAGACCTGATTTTCGTCCGACCAAGATTTGACCGTTACAAAGAAATTTCAAAACAAATTCGAAAGATATTTCATGATTATACCGATTTGGTTGAACCCTTATCTTTAGATGAAGCCTATCTCGATGTTACCCAAAACAAAAAAGGAAATCCAAGCGCGTCATTAATTGCACAGGAAATCAGAAAGCGAATATTTGAAGAAGTCGGAATTACCGCTTCTGCCGGAATTTCAGTCAATAAATTCGTAGCAAAAGTAGCGAGCGATTATAACAAACCCAACGGACAAAAAACGGTAAACCCGGAAGAAGTAGAACCTTTTCTGGAAAATTTAGACATTAAAAAATTCTATGGAGTTGGTAAGGTAACGGCTGACAGGATGTATCATTTGGGTATTTTTACAGGGAAAGATTTGAAATCAAAATCAGCCGAATTTTTAGAGGAACACTTCAATAAAAGTGGGTTGTATTATTATAATATTGTCCGCGGTATCCATAACAGTCAGGTAAAACCCAATCGAATTACAAAATCGGTTGCTGCCGAACATACGTTTAATGAAAACCTCACTTCGGAAATCTTTATGATTGAAAAGCTGGAACGCATTGCTTCGGAACTCGAAAACCGCTTGAAGAAATATAACATTTCAGGGAAAACGATAACGCTCAAAATCAAATACAGCGATTTTACAACACAAACCAGAAGTAAAACCCTGCCTTACTTTATTTCTGATAAAGGGTTGATTCTGGAGACTGCAAAAGAGCTATTGTATCAGGAACGAATGAAAGAATCCGTTCGGTTGCTCGGAATTTCGTTAAACAATTTAAATACTGAAATTAAAAAAACGGTTGTGGTACAATTGCGGTTTGAGTTTTAA
- a CDS encoding PfkB family carbohydrate kinase produces the protein MNKLLIVGTVAFDAIETPFGKTDKILGGAGTFIGLSASHFKLQSAIVSVVGDDFPQEYLDLLTSRNIDISGLEVVKGGKTFFWSGRYHNDMNSRDTLATELNVLADFNPIVPENFKDADVVMLGNLHPIVQTGVLNQMTQKPKLVVLDTMNFWMDCALPELLDVIKRVDVITINDEEARQLSGEYSLVKAAKKIHTMGPKYVVIKKGEHGALIFHDHEIFFAPALPLADVFDPTGAGDTFAGGFAGFITQQGDISFDTMKTAIIQGSNLASFCVEKFGTERMLSLTKHEVNERLKQFKALTQFEIELS, from the coding sequence ATGAACAAACTTTTAATAGTAGGAACAGTTGCTTTTGACGCTATCGAAACGCCTTTTGGAAAAACAGATAAAATTTTAGGTGGAGCAGGAACGTTTATCGGACTTTCAGCTTCTCATTTTAAACTTCAGTCAGCTATTGTTTCGGTTGTTGGGGATGATTTTCCACAAGAATATTTAGATTTATTAACGTCAAGAAACATTGATATTTCAGGATTAGAAGTTGTTAAGGGCGGAAAAACTTTCTTTTGGAGCGGTCGTTATCATAACGATATGAACTCGAGAGATACATTGGCTACAGAATTAAATGTGTTAGCAGATTTCAATCCGATTGTTCCTGAAAATTTTAAAGATGCTGATGTTGTGATGTTAGGGAACTTACATCCAATTGTACAAACCGGCGTTTTGAACCAAATGACACAAAAACCAAAACTAGTTGTATTGGATACAATGAACTTCTGGATGGATTGTGCTTTACCTGAATTATTAGATGTAATCAAACGTGTTGATGTAATTACAATCAACGATGAAGAAGCGCGTCAATTGTCGGGAGAATATTCATTGGTGAAAGCGGCAAAAAAAATTCACACTATGGGGCCAAAATATGTAGTGATTAAAAAAGGAGAACACGGTGCGTTGATTTTCCATGACCATGAAATCTTCTTTGCTCCGGCTTTGCCTTTAGCAGATGTTTTTGATCCAACAGGCGCCGGTGATACTTTCGCAGGTGGATTTGCAGGATTCATTACGCAACAAGGAGACATTTCATTCGATACCATGAAAACGGCAATCATACAAGGTTCAAACTTGGCTTCGTTCTGCGTTGAGAAATTCGGAACTGAAAGAATGTTGAGTTTGACAAAACACGAAGTTAACGAGCGACTAAAACAATTCAAAGCGTTAACACAATTTGAAATAGAATTATCATAA
- the rnc gene encoding ribonuclease III: MKILKNIFQKSRSKEDGIFFNEIQTIIGFKPQSIIYYQKAFTHRSTNQMDLKGNPMNYERLEFLGDAMLSAVIAAHLYNKAPAGDEGYLTKMRSKIVSREHLNELGRDLNLIRFVESKVPTQHFGENIHGNIFEALVGAIFLDKGYDYCEKFIQKSVIIPYVDIAKLEGKVISYKSLLIEWCQKEKKSFFFDVFDDNGNDGQKYFGVKLSIDNKVIAKARATSKKKAEEKAAQRAYFAFQEKIDNK; this comes from the coding sequence ATGAAAATTCTAAAAAATATATTTCAAAAATCCCGTTCAAAAGAGGACGGGATTTTTTTTAACGAAATTCAAACTATAATAGGTTTCAAACCCCAATCTATTATTTATTACCAAAAAGCCTTCACCCATCGCTCCACAAATCAAATGGATTTAAAAGGAAATCCGATGAATTATGAGCGCTTGGAATTTTTGGGCGATGCTATGTTAAGTGCCGTAATTGCTGCACATCTTTACAATAAAGCTCCTGCCGGCGATGAAGGTTATTTGACCAAAATGCGCTCCAAAATTGTGAGTCGGGAACATTTAAATGAATTGGGAAGGGACTTAAACTTAATCCGATTTGTCGAAAGTAAAGTGCCTACACAACACTTTGGCGAAAACATACACGGAAATATTTTTGAAGCATTGGTTGGTGCCATTTTCCTTGATAAAGGCTATGATTATTGCGAAAAGTTTATCCAAAAAAGCGTCATCATTCCGTATGTTGACATTGCCAAACTCGAAGGAAAAGTTATTAGTTACAAAAGCCTGCTGATTGAATGGTGTCAAAAAGAAAAAAAATCATTCTTTTTTGATGTTTTTGATGACAACGGAAACGATGGGCAAAAATATTTTGGCGTTAAGCTTAGTATTGATAATAAAGTAATTGCCAAAGCCAGAGCAACATCAAAAAAGAAAGCCGAAGAAAAAGCAGCACAACGCGCTTATTTTGCATTTCAGGAAAAAATTGACAATAAATAA
- the fabF gene encoding beta-ketoacyl-ACP synthase II, translated as MTLKRVVVTGLGAITPIGNSIEEYWKALINGVSGAAPITYYDTEKHKTKFACEVKNFNIEDYMDRKEARRMDKFAQYAVAASQEAIADAGITDTNVDKQRVGVIWGAGIGGLETFQEEVISYAQGDGTPRFNPFFIPKMIADIAPAHISMRNGFMGPNYTTVSACASSANAMIDAFNYIRLGMCDVIISGGSEAAVTIAGMGGFNSMQALSTRNDSPETASRPFDATRDGFVLGEGAGALVLEEYEHAKARGANIYCEIGGGGMSSDAYHLTAPHPEGIGVIAVMNNTLRDAGMKPEQVDHINTHGTSTPLGDVAELKAISAVFGDHAKTININSTKSMTGHLLGAAGAIEAIASILAMKHSIVPPTINHTVVDENIDPSLNLTLNKAQKREINVAMSNTFGFGGHNACVLFKKIEA; from the coding sequence ATGACATTAAAACGAGTTGTAGTAACCGGTTTGGGCGCAATAACACCAATTGGGAATTCCATCGAAGAATACTGGAAAGCCTTGATAAATGGCGTTAGTGGTGCTGCTCCAATTACTTATTACGATACCGAAAAGCATAAGACTAAATTTGCCTGCGAAGTCAAAAACTTCAACATTGAAGATTATATGGATCGCAAAGAGGCAAGAAGAATGGACAAATTTGCCCAATATGCTGTTGCAGCAAGTCAGGAAGCCATTGCAGATGCCGGAATTACGGATACTAATGTCGACAAACAAAGAGTTGGTGTGATTTGGGGTGCGGGAATTGGCGGATTAGAAACTTTTCAGGAAGAAGTAATCAGCTATGCACAAGGCGACGGAACGCCGCGTTTCAATCCTTTCTTTATTCCAAAAATGATTGCCGACATTGCTCCTGCTCACATTTCGATGCGAAATGGTTTTATGGGTCCAAATTATACTACTGTTTCTGCTTGTGCTTCTTCTGCCAATGCCATGATTGATGCGTTCAATTACATCCGTTTAGGAATGTGTGACGTCATTATTTCCGGTGGTTCAGAAGCTGCAGTTACTATTGCCGGAATGGGTGGATTTAATTCGATGCAAGCCTTATCAACAAGAAACGATAGTCCGGAAACTGCTTCAAGACCTTTTGATGCAACCCGTGACGGATTTGTGCTTGGTGAAGGTGCCGGCGCATTAGTTTTAGAAGAATACGAACACGCAAAAGCACGTGGTGCTAATATCTATTGTGAAATTGGTGGCGGCGGAATGTCATCTGATGCATATCACTTAACTGCTCCACATCCGGAAGGAATTGGCGTTATCGCAGTTATGAATAATACGCTTCGCGATGCCGGAATGAAACCGGAGCAAGTTGACCACATCAATACACACGGAACCTCAACGCCACTTGGTGATGTTGCCGAATTAAAAGCGATAAGTGCTGTTTTTGGAGATCACGCTAAAACTATCAATATCAATTCTACCAAATCAATGACTGGTCATTTACTTGGTGCAGCTGGTGCGATTGAAGCGATTGCTTCTATTTTGGCAATGAAACACAGCATTGTTCCTCCAACAATTAACCACACTGTTGTGGATGAGAATATTGATCCAAGTTTGAATTTAACATTGAACAAAGCTCAAAAAAGAGAAATCAATGTAGCGATGAGTAATACTTTTGGATTTGGTGGGCACAACGCTTGCGTTTTATTCAAAAAAATTGAAGCTTAA
- a CDS encoding superoxide dismutase produces MAFELPQLPYAYDALEPHIDARTMEIHHSKHHNAYTTNLNAAVTGTDLEGKTIENILINLDMKNAAVRNNGGGFYNHNLFWRVMSPTGGGKPSGDLADAIDAAFGSFDEFKAQFSKAGATRFGSGWAWLCVHKGGKVEVCSTPNQDNPLMPEVGCSGFPILGMDVWEHAYYLNYQNRRPDYIEAFFNVINWTEVARLYAIEK; encoded by the coding sequence ATGGCTTTCGAATTACCGCAGTTACCTTATGCATATGATGCATTAGAACCACATATTGATGCCAGAACGATGGAAATTCATCATTCAAAACATCACAATGCATATACGACCAATCTAAATGCTGCTGTTACAGGTACCGATTTAGAAGGAAAAACAATAGAAAATATTTTGATAAATTTGGATATGAAAAATGCTGCTGTTAGAAATAATGGTGGTGGATTTTATAATCACAATTTGTTTTGGAGAGTAATGTCGCCAACCGGTGGCGGAAAACCTTCGGGAGATTTAGCAGACGCCATCGATGCTGCATTTGGCTCGTTTGACGAATTTAAAGCGCAATTTTCAAAAGCCGGTGCCACACGTTTTGGTTCAGGTTGGGCTTGGCTTTGTGTTCACAAAGGCGGAAAAGTTGAAGTTTGTTCAACGCCTAATCAGGACAATCCGTTAATGCCGGAAGTTGGTTGTAGCGGTTTTCCAATTCTTGGAATGGATGTCTGGGAACATGCTTATTATTTAAACTATCAAAATCGTCGACCGGATTATATTGAAGCATTTTTTAATGTAATTAACTGGACAGAAGTAGCAAGATTATACGCTATAGAAAAATAA
- the purN gene encoding phosphoribosylglycinamide formyltransferase: protein MRKILLFASGTGSNVENIIQYFKNHHDIIVVGVFTNNPHAKVLDKAKKHNVPTLIFNREELSEGFVLDKIIGIKPDLIVLAGFLWKMPEEIVAAYPNKIINIHPALLPKYGGKGMYGMKVHQTVLDNKEKETGITIHYVNEHYDEGEFIFQQKINIEDCASADEIANKIHELEHKHFPEIIEKLLTK, encoded by the coding sequence ATGAGAAAGATTTTGCTTTTTGCTTCAGGCACTGGTTCCAATGTGGAAAATATTATTCAATACTTCAAAAACCACCATGATATTATCGTAGTCGGCGTCTTCACTAACAATCCACATGCCAAAGTTTTAGACAAAGCAAAAAAGCATAATGTCCCAACACTTATCTTCAATAGAGAAGAACTTTCAGAAGGATTTGTTTTGGATAAAATTATAGGAATCAAACCCGACTTGATTGTGCTGGCAGGTTTTCTTTGGAAAATGCCCGAAGAAATTGTGGCAGCTTATCCAAATAAAATTATCAATATTCATCCGGCATTGTTGCCAAAATATGGTGGAAAAGGAATGTATGGTATGAAAGTGCATCAAACCGTTTTGGATAATAAAGAAAAAGAAACCGGAATCACCATTCATTATGTCAACGAACATTATGATGAAGGCGAATTCATTTTTCAGCAAAAGATAAACATCGAAGATTGCGCTTCTGCAGATGAAATAGCCAACAAAATTCACGAATTAGAACACAAGCATTTCCCGGAAATTATTGAAAAACTTTTAACTAAATAA
- a CDS encoding IPExxxVDY family protein has protein sequence MAVHKLHLEEFDEIDYQLIAIHSTLEDYRLAYYINQNLPINLKKGNCNIQISNKEGETQFTRFVFEDSKDISWNLVQNQNDVFVPSQNSNQGLFAESNNKFSTKIYLIPEFKKVDYFLKIENGEVKIDVAKITNSIKKIDRVSTVYAVEVEKIKSKNNLIF, from the coding sequence ATGGCTGTTCACAAATTGCATCTTGAAGAGTTTGACGAAATAGATTATCAGTTAATTGCGATACATTCCACTTTAGAAGATTATCGATTGGCATATTATATCAATCAAAATTTGCCAATTAATCTCAAAAAAGGCAATTGTAATATTCAAATTAGCAATAAAGAAGGTGAAACACAGTTTACGAGATTTGTTTTTGAAGATTCAAAAGATATTTCGTGGAATTTAGTTCAAAATCAAAATGATGTTTTTGTCCCTTCACAAAATAGCAATCAAGGGTTATTTGCCGAAAGCAACAACAAATTTTCGACAAAAATTTATTTGATTCCCGAGTTTAAAAAAGTAGATTATTTTTTAAAAATCGAAAATGGTGAAGTCAAAATAGATGTGGCAAAAATTACAAATAGTATTAAAAAAATAGATAGGGTAAGCACTGTTTACGCTGTAGAAGTAGAAAAAATAAAATCAAAAAATAATTTAATTTTTTAA
- a CDS encoding acyl carrier protein produces MSDIASRVKAIIVDKLGVDENEVVTEASFTNDLGADSLDTVELIMEFEKEFDIQIPDDQAENIATVGQAISYIEEAKK; encoded by the coding sequence ATGTCAGACATTGCATCAAGAGTTAAAGCGATTATTGTAGACAAATTAGGCGTTGATGAAAACGAAGTTGTAACAGAAGCTAGCTTCACAAATGATTTAGGAGCTGATTCATTAGACACTGTTGAATTGATTATGGAGTTCGAAAAAGAATTTGATATTCAGATTCCAGACGACCAAGCTGAAAACATTGCTACTGTAGGTCAAGCCATTTCTTACATCGAAGAAGCAAAAAAATAA
- the pyk gene encoding pyruvate kinase, whose product MPTRKKTKIVATLGPACSSKEVIKKMIDAGVNVFRVNFSHADYADVKERIDIIRGLNDEFGYTTAILADLQGPKLRVGVMKEDVVVNPGDIITFQTAEDVPGTKERVYMNYKEFPRDVNPGEFILLDDGKLMFEALETNGETEVVCKVIQGGPLKSKKGVNLPNTKVSLPALTKKDIKDALFAIEQQVDWIALSFVRTPKDLEELQDLIAKNSSYKIPIVAKIEKPEAVENIDKIVAFCDGLMVARGDLGVEIPAHEVPLIQKKLIHRAKTARIPVIVATQMMETMITSLTPTRAEVNDVANSVMDGADAVMLSGETSVGNYPVEVIEKMTQIIEAVEDSPLIIVPQNPPHVRTKRFITKSICYHAAIMANEIKAKAISTLTNSGYTAFQISAWRPKSHILVYTSNRRILTQLSLLWGVNAFFYDKFVSTDDTVGDVNEIAKEKGYVKKGDMLINLAAMPVVAKGMVNTLRVSEIE is encoded by the coding sequence ATGCCAACTAGAAAAAAAACCAAAATCGTTGCCACACTTGGTCCCGCATGTAGTTCGAAGGAAGTGATTAAGAAAATGATTGACGCTGGAGTAAATGTGTTTCGTGTTAATTTTTCTCACGCCGATTACGCCGATGTAAAAGAAAGAATAGATATCATTAGAGGTTTGAACGATGAATTTGGATACACCACTGCAATTTTAGCCGATTTACAAGGTCCAAAACTTCGCGTTGGTGTGATGAAAGAAGATGTGGTCGTTAACCCAGGTGATATCATCACTTTTCAAACTGCCGAAGATGTTCCGGGAACAAAAGAACGTGTTTACATGAATTATAAAGAATTTCCACGTGATGTAAATCCGGGTGAATTTATTCTTTTAGATGATGGAAAACTAATGTTTGAAGCCTTGGAAACAAATGGTGAAACAGAAGTTGTTTGTAAAGTAATTCAAGGCGGACCGTTAAAATCAAAAAAAGGAGTTAATCTTCCAAACACAAAAGTGTCGCTTCCGGCTTTGACCAAAAAAGACATCAAAGATGCGCTGTTTGCCATCGAACAACAAGTAGATTGGATTGCACTTTCCTTTGTTAGAACTCCAAAAGATTTGGAAGAATTACAGGATTTGATTGCGAAAAATTCTTCATATAAAATTCCGATTGTTGCCAAAATTGAAAAACCGGAAGCTGTAGAAAACATTGATAAAATCGTTGCGTTTTGTGACGGATTGATGGTTGCCCGTGGTGATTTGGGTGTGGAAATTCCGGCACATGAAGTTCCGTTAATTCAAAAAAAATTAATTCACAGAGCAAAAACTGCCCGTATTCCGGTAATTGTGGCAACACAAATGATGGAAACGATGATTACGAGTTTAACGCCAACGCGTGCCGAAGTAAATGACGTAGCGAATTCTGTTATGGATGGTGCTGACGCGGTGATGCTTTCGGGAGAAACATCGGTTGGAAATTATCCCGTAGAAGTAATCGAAAAAATGACGCAAATTATTGAAGCTGTTGAAGATTCTCCATTGATAATTGTACCTCAAAATCCGCCTCATGTTAGAACAAAACGTTTTATCACAAAATCGATTTGTTATCACGCGGCGATTATGGCTAATGAGATTAAGGCAAAAGCAATTTCTACGTTGACTAATAGTGGTTATACTGCTTTCCAAATTTCGGCCTGGAGACCAAAATCACATATTTTAGTGTACACTTCTAACAGGAGAATTTTGACGCAATTGAGTCTACTTTGGGGCGTTAATGCGTTCTTTTATGACAAATTTGTAAGCACCGATGATACTGTTGGTGATGTGAATGAAATTGCAAAAGAAAAAGGATACGTAAAAAAAGGCGACATGCTTATCAACCTTGCAGCTATGCCGGTTGTCGCTAAAGGAATGGTAAATACGCTGCGTGTATCTGAAATAGAATAG